One window of Desulfovibrio sp. genomic DNA carries:
- a CDS encoding SIR2 family protein, whose translation MDYSDYQRVVKDDVRQCLENMGCQPILFIGSGLARRYCGAPNWTELLEILAADCEIETKGIDYYLQMHDDKSEIGSILSKLYTDWAWGSGKNNFPQELFSKSYRPDIYIKHKISSVIHNICNNFNALSSPFIDEINKLQNIKPHALITTNYDNIIENIFPAYSRVIGQKIIRANYVSYGEIYKIHGCCSQPDSIVFTKEDYQNFSKNKKYLSAKLLTYFAEHPLLFIGYSAADKNISSILSDIDEILSQGDDIIPNIYILEWKEKISNKFEKLETIIPTQDEKQIRIKSIVSDDFSWVFDAFYGGNIETSVDPKMLRRLMANTYKLVRHDFPRKDLKVDFQLLESACSSTDGLAKLFGITVLNSPESLSAQYPYLISQMAHKLGFSHWMHAHKLMKEIEDRHGVNFKESDNQYHITIKTGNISSTHKYSIKMFDLLNRAENNNDYTIETLIQKNQEEL comes from the coding sequence GTGGACTATTCAGATTATCAGCGTGTGGTAAAAGACGACGTACGACAATGCCTTGAGAACATGGGATGCCAACCCATTTTGTTTATTGGTTCCGGCCTAGCACGGAGATATTGCGGTGCTCCCAACTGGACAGAATTATTAGAAATACTTGCAGCCGACTGCGAAATTGAGACAAAAGGGATCGATTATTACCTACAGATGCACGACGATAAATCAGAGATCGGAAGCATTCTTTCAAAACTATATACAGATTGGGCATGGGGAAGTGGGAAAAACAACTTTCCACAGGAGCTTTTTTCTAAAAGCTATCGACCCGATATTTATATTAAGCACAAAATATCTTCTGTAATACATAATATTTGCAATAATTTTAATGCATTATCCTCACCTTTTATTGATGAAATCAATAAATTGCAAAATATAAAACCACACGCACTTATAACAACCAACTATGATAACATTATAGAAAATATCTTCCCTGCATATTCCAGAGTCATTGGGCAAAAAATTATCCGCGCAAACTACGTATCATATGGAGAAATATATAAAATTCATGGATGTTGCAGTCAACCAGATAGCATAGTCTTTACGAAAGAAGACTATCAAAACTTTTCAAAAAACAAAAAGTACTTAAGTGCAAAGCTCCTTACATATTTTGCTGAGCATCCTCTTTTATTTATTGGCTACAGTGCAGCAGACAAAAATATTTCATCAATCTTATCAGACATTGATGAAATTCTTTCACAAGGTGATGACATCATTCCCAATATCTATATATTGGAATGGAAAGAAAAAATATCAAACAAATTTGAGAAGTTGGAAACAATTATCCCAACACAAGATGAAAAACAAATTCGAATAAAGAGCATTGTCTCCGATGATTTTTCATGGGTTTTCGACGCATTTTATGGCGGCAATATAGAAACATCCGTTGACCCTAAAATGCTTAGGCGGTTGATGGCAAACACATACAAACTTGTACGCCACGATTTTCCACGTAAAGACCTTAAGGTTGATTTTCAGCTCCTTGAGTCTGCATGCAGCAGCACCGATGGACTAGCAAAACTGTTTGGAATCACTGTATTGAATTCTCCCGAATCACTTTCTGCCCAGTACCCCTATCTTATATCACAAATGGCTCACAAATTAGGGTTTTCACATTGGATGCATGCGCACAAGCTCATGAAGGAAATTGAAGATCGTCATGGTGTTAATTTTAAAGAGTCAGACAACCAATATCACATAACAATCAAAACGGGGAACATTTCAAGTACCCATAAATACTCAATAAAAATGTTCGATCTCTTAAATAGGGCAGAAAACAATAATGACTATACGATTGAAACTCTTATTCAAAAAAATCAGGAGGAGCTCTAA
- a CDS encoding GDYXXLXY domain-containing protein encodes MRRLYILVVLVLFLGGYALAAQRMEAVRAECKTILLALAPVDPRAPLMGDYMALRYVVNNDIRKALAAQKNAQRNAQENAAKATPKSAQKDGQKDGQKNEQKAEPSEKVTTAREQKRNAEGFAVLRITNAPVPQAATFVRLDDGSPLQADEFLLGYRLRGYEVTSAAPAFYFQEGTAHQYAGAKFGVFKLAADGKTLLVGLQ; translated from the coding sequence ATGCGTAGGCTGTATATTCTGGTGGTGCTGGTACTGTTTTTGGGAGGCTACGCCCTTGCCGCGCAGCGCATGGAAGCCGTACGGGCAGAATGCAAGACTATTTTGCTGGCTCTTGCCCCGGTTGACCCCCGCGCCCCGCTCATGGGCGACTACATGGCCCTGCGCTATGTGGTGAACAACGATATTCGCAAGGCTCTTGCTGCCCAGAAAAATGCGCAGAGAAACGCGCAGGAAAACGCGGCCAAAGCTACCCCAAAGTCAGCCCAAAAAGATGGGCAAAAAGACGGCCAAAAAAATGAGCAGAAAGCTGAGCCCTCTGAAAAAGTTACCACTGCCCGCGAACAAAAACGCAATGCCGAGGGCTTTGCCGTGCTGCGCATAACAAATGCCCCGGTGCCGCAGGCGGCAACCTTTGTGCGTCTGGACGATGGCAGCCCCCTGCAAGCCGACGAGTTTCTGCTGGGCTACAGGTTACGCGGCTACGAAGTAACATCTGCCGCCCCGGCTTTCTATTTTCAGGAAGGAACCGCCCACCAGTACGCTGGCGCGAAGTTTGGGGTGTTTAAGCTGGCCGCAGATGGCAAGACTTTGCTTGTTGGGCTGCAGTGA
- a CDS encoding CNNM domain-containing protein: protein MLTLVLAVVIAVAVSFTCSLLETVLYSLSWSTIERLRKSGSKPGELLYTLRTQVDKPIAAILTLNTIANTAGATVAGAAFLSVYGSEYMSVFAVGFTVLILTMGEILPKNLGVAKAEPIAVMLARPLAIMVKLMTPLLWVTSMITRLVAPPPAGPVISEDDIRAVTSLSRQAGRIKPYEEAFIRNVLALDQKRVREIMTPRTVVFELSDDLTVEQAYTDPRTWHFSRIPVYGDDNEDIVGVVERRTLGRCINEGRKDVPISKIMRPAHFILENQTLDVLLHDLLKARVHLFVVMDEYGGLSGVVSLEDVLEEILGSEIVDESDKVDDLRALARQRRRELSGSRQA, encoded by the coding sequence ATGCTCACCCTTGTTCTGGCCGTAGTCATTGCAGTTGCCGTTTCCTTTACCTGTTCGCTGCTTGAAACGGTGCTCTATTCCTTGTCATGGTCAACCATAGAGCGGTTGCGCAAGTCTGGCAGCAAGCCGGGCGAGCTGCTCTACACCCTGCGTACGCAGGTAGACAAACCCATCGCCGCCATTCTCACGCTCAACACCATTGCCAACACCGCCGGGGCCACTGTGGCTGGTGCGGCCTTTTTGTCTGTGTACGGCTCGGAATACATGTCTGTTTTTGCCGTGGGCTTTACGGTGCTTATTTTGACCATGGGCGAAATTTTGCCCAAAAACCTCGGCGTGGCAAAGGCAGAGCCCATTGCCGTGATGCTGGCCCGCCCCCTCGCCATAATGGTAAAGTTGATGACCCCCCTGCTGTGGGTCACCAGCATGATAACCCGTCTTGTGGCTCCGCCGCCCGCAGGGCCGGTTATTTCAGAAGACGACATCCGCGCCGTTACCAGTCTTTCGCGGCAGGCGGGGCGCATCAAACCCTACGAAGAAGCCTTTATCCGCAACGTGCTGGCTCTGGACCAAAAGCGCGTGCGCGAAATCATGACCCCCCGCACCGTGGTATTTGAACTTTCGGACGACCTCACGGTAGAGCAGGCCTACACCGACCCGCGCACCTGGCATTTCAGCCGTATACCCGTGTACGGCGATGATAATGAAGATATCGTGGGCGTGGTTGAGCGTCGCACTCTTGGCCGCTGCATAAACGAGGGCCGCAAGGATGTGCCCATCAGCAAGATCATGCGGCCTGCGCATTTCATACTTGAAAACCAGACCCTCGATGTGCTGCTGCACGACCTGCTCAAGGCCCGCGTACATCTCTTTGTAGTGATGGACGAATACGGTGGTCTTTCTGGCGTTGTTTCGCTGGAGGATGTGTTGGAAGAAATTCTTGGCAGCGAAATTGTGGACGAAAGCGACAAGGTGGACGATCTGCGCGCTCTGGCCCGCCAGCGGCGGCGCGAACTGAGCGGCAGCAGGCAGGCGTAA